One part of the Spirochaeta lutea genome encodes these proteins:
- a CDS encoding alpha/beta hydrolase, which produces MIQDVQLPTRTGTILTPLSVLSLAAAALLLAGCGSTGNSNSTDGADNASGRSPGSGASAETGNTGDRKYSVTLDTVLHGSLQTEPEITHGQTLPEGTRITLNAQADPGYALDSVYYSVAGPWGPMYFESTEATMEVTLTQDISLGASFLPEKDVAGFSERQDILYAQPGVKPLKYDVFIPEGAQDLPLVIITHGGGWSSNDENIMRGMAREMVRTGRYVVASIDYRWVGTLDGDARENTVADLIEDVYGAVLHIQEHARDYGADPERIALTGDSAGGHLTAAMATMVERIGSGGFESGNYRYEPSYLPRGMSLEQARQSLAQAIRVVAPSYGVFGGTHLAQFTRGGTGSEELAAISPVAQIPPAEQRRLPHYLIRGGSDPLITPDMVDEYAEALEAAGHPVKRVEVPGAGHAFFDWKPDAQTRRTFQRFGVPYIRDMLEFFDQYL; this is translated from the coding sequence ATGATCCAAGATGTACAACTACCAACCCGGACCGGAACGATTCTCACGCCTCTTTCGGTCCTGAGCCTTGCTGCTGCGGCCCTGCTTCTTGCTGGCTGCGGCAGTACTGGGAACTCGAACAGCACCGACGGCGCCGACAATGCTTCTGGGCGTAGTCCGGGCAGCGGAGCATCCGCCGAAACCGGCAATACCGGAGACCGGAAATACTCCGTAACATTGGACACCGTGCTCCACGGCAGCCTGCAAACCGAACCGGAAATTACCCACGGCCAGACCCTGCCCGAGGGGACCCGGATAACCCTGAACGCCCAGGCGGACCCGGGGTACGCCCTGGACTCGGTCTACTACTCCGTAGCCGGTCCCTGGGGGCCCATGTATTTCGAATCCACCGAGGCTACCATGGAGGTAACCCTCACCCAGGATATTAGTCTGGGGGCATCCTTCCTGCCCGAAAAGGACGTGGCGGGATTTTCGGAGCGGCAGGACATCCTGTACGCCCAACCCGGGGTCAAACCCCTGAAGTACGATGTGTTTATACCCGAGGGAGCCCAAGACTTACCCCTGGTCATCATCACCCACGGGGGCGGCTGGTCCAGCAATGACGAGAACATCATGCGCGGCATGGCCCGGGAAATGGTCCGTACGGGCCGTTACGTGGTGGCCAGCATCGATTACCGCTGGGTCGGGACCCTGGACGGCGATGCCCGGGAAAACACCGTGGCTGATCTGATCGAAGATGTATACGGAGCGGTTCTGCATATCCAGGAGCATGCCCGGGATTACGGTGCGGATCCTGAACGTATCGCCCTTACAGGTGACAGCGCCGGGGGGCATCTTACCGCTGCCATGGCCACCATGGTGGAGCGAATCGGTTCAGGGGGATTTGAATCCGGGAACTACCGGTACGAGCCCTCCTACCTGCCCAGGGGTATGAGCCTGGAGCAGGCCCGGCAATCCCTGGCACAGGCCATCCGGGTGGTCGCGCCGAGCTACGGGGTATTCGGAGGAACGCATCTGGCACAGTTCACCCGGGGCGGTACAGGCTCCGAAGAGCTTGCGGCCATATCTCCGGTGGCTCAGATACCCCCGGCGGAGCAACGCCGGCTGCCCCACTACCTGATCCGCGGCGGATCGGATCCCCTGATCACCCCGGACATGGTGGATGAGTACGCCGAGGCCCTGGAGGCAGCGGGGCATCCGGTTAAGCGGGTGGAGGTCCCGGGGGCCGGCCACGCCTTCTTCGACTGGAAACCCGATGCTCAAACCCGGCGGACCTTCCAGAGGTTCGGCGTCCCCTATATCCGGGATATGCTGGAGTTTTTCGACCAGTATTTGTAG
- a CDS encoding glycosyltransferase family 2 protein, with protein MTRTEGFCLTVVVPCYNAESYMARAVDSVLSPGFGDVELILVNDGSRDRTEALAEGYARANPGRVRAVHQENRGHGGAVNTGIALARGAYLKVLDSDDWFDLPAFRRLVETLRMLLFRETPVDALVSNYVYEKQGARRKKTMHYRRILSRNKILTWDQVGRFPAGKYLMMHSLTYRTQVLRESGLRLPEHTYYVDNLFVCVPMRRVHSLYYLDEDLYRYYIGRDDQSVNESVMIRRIDQQLRVNTLVIENFLRDPTGRRRLEEYLFHHLEIVTAISSVLLIKAGTPEHTELKDTLWQGIAAMDPGLYKRLHRRGLGVLVNLPGLAGKLAAATAYGMTRLLFGFN; from the coding sequence ATGACCAGGACGGAGGGGTTCTGCTTGACGGTGGTTGTGCCCTGTTATAACGCAGAATCCTATATGGCCAGGGCTGTGGATTCTGTTTTGAGTCCCGGTTTCGGGGATGTGGAGCTCATCCTGGTGAATGACGGCTCCCGGGATCGGACTGAGGCTCTGGCGGAAGGGTATGCCCGGGCGAATCCCGGCAGGGTACGGGCGGTCCATCAGGAGAACCGCGGTCACGGCGGGGCGGTGAATACAGGAATTGCCCTGGCCCGGGGTGCCTACCTGAAGGTCTTGGACAGCGATGATTGGTTTGATCTCCCGGCCTTCCGGCGGTTGGTGGAAACCCTGCGGATGCTGCTGTTCCGGGAAACCCCCGTGGACGCCCTGGTGAGCAACTATGTCTATGAAAAGCAGGGAGCCCGGCGGAAAAAAACCATGCATTACCGCAGGATTCTGTCTCGAAACAAGATTCTGACCTGGGACCAGGTGGGGCGGTTTCCAGCAGGGAAGTACCTGATGATGCACTCCCTCACTTACCGTACCCAGGTTCTTCGGGAGTCGGGTCTGAGGCTGCCGGAACATACCTACTATGTGGACAATCTGTTCGTCTGTGTGCCCATGCGCCGGGTACACTCCCTCTATTACCTGGATGAGGATCTGTACCGCTACTACATCGGACGGGATGACCAGTCGGTGAATGAATCGGTGATGATCCGCCGGATCGACCAGCAGCTGCGGGTTAATACCCTGGTAATTGAGAACTTCCTGAGGGATCCCACGGGACGCAGGCGGCTGGAAGAGTACCTGTTTCATCATCTGGAGATTGTTACGGCAATATCCAGTGTTCTTCTCATCAAGGCGGGAACCCCGGAGCATACAGAGCTGAAGGATACCCTCTGGCAGGGTATCGCCGCCATGGACCCGGGATTGTATAAGCGTCTGCATCGCCGGGGGTTAGGGGTTCTGGTTAACCTTCCCGGCCTGGCTGGCAAACTAGCAGCAGCTACTGCCTACGGTATGACCCGTCTGCTTTTCGGCTTCAATTAA
- a CDS encoding LysR family transcriptional regulator: MNTRALKCFIEVYEKKSVAAAAREIYISPQGLSKIIKQLEYDLETELFFRGAQGMEATEAGELLYARARHICYLLDDIKKEISIIGGSKGTLNVVVTYSTSAIVPYEMLHRFSNLNPNLQIKIDEYPDEFAVNDLFQDEADVGIVLGHEGIPNCSYELLVPGRTVIIVGPDHPLASRNEISLDDLKNHQLVVKTMEPGRDSHLVEECKSRGFDPGVLYSTGNLTALRNSCIRTGVAAESVDFVEQAFPSDQVRVLPLKERIPQNIYVISRDRDIQNRAVTLFQTFLRENFRS; this comes from the coding sequence ATGAATACCCGGGCCCTGAAGTGTTTTATCGAAGTATATGAAAAGAAGAGCGTTGCCGCCGCAGCTCGGGAGATCTACATCTCTCCCCAGGGCCTGAGCAAAATCATTAAACAGTTAGAGTATGACTTGGAGACAGAGTTGTTTTTCCGCGGCGCCCAGGGTATGGAGGCGACCGAAGCCGGGGAGCTGTTGTATGCCCGGGCACGCCATATCTGCTATCTTCTGGACGATATAAAGAAAGAAATAAGCATAATCGGGGGAAGCAAGGGCACCCTTAACGTCGTGGTTACCTATTCCACCTCGGCAATCGTTCCCTACGAAATGCTTCACCGGTTTTCCAACCTGAACCCGAACCTCCAGATTAAAATTGACGAGTATCCCGACGAGTTTGCCGTGAACGACCTCTTCCAAGACGAGGCCGACGTGGGGATAGTCCTGGGCCACGAGGGTATACCCAATTGCAGTTATGAATTGCTCGTTCCCGGTCGGACGGTAATTATCGTCGGACCCGATCACCCCTTGGCGTCCCGGAATGAAATCTCCTTGGACGATTTGAAGAACCATCAATTGGTGGTAAAGACCATGGAGCCCGGGCGAGACAGCCATCTGGTAGAGGAGTGTAAATCCCGGGGCTTCGATCCCGGGGTACTCTACTCCACTGGGAATCTGACGGCCCTCCGCAACAGCTGTATCCGCACCGGAGTGGCCGCTGAATCGGTTGACTTTGTGGAGCAGGCCTTCCCCTCTGACCAGGTCCGGGTCCTTCCCCTAAAAGAGCGGATACCCCAGAACATCTATGTGATCAGCCGGGACCGTGATATTCAAAACCGGGCCGTAACCCTATTTCAAACCTTTCTGAGAGAGAATTTTAGATCATGA
- a CDS encoding glycoside hydrolase family 3 C-terminal domain-containing protein: protein MDYKHVIKQMTLEEKVSLLSGKNFWESQELERLNVPGMFLADGPHGIRRQAAAADHLGLNESIPATCYPTAATVANSWDVELAQEVGTHLGREAASQQVNVLLGPGMNIKRNPLCGRNFEYFSEDPYLTGKMAAAYVRGIQAGGIGAHVSGAPSTSRGIAACIKHFAVNNQETRRMSIDVVVDERTLREIYLTGFEIAVREGRPRVVMSSYNKVNGEYTNENMHLLREILREEWGFQGCVVTDWGGGNERVRGLLAGNELEMPGTGGESNREVLEAVRRGELEEAVVDEALERLLALADETSQALVWKNQKIPRDHHQTACKAAEESIVLLKNQDTILPLDTSKTLAVIGDFAQTPRYQGAGSSRVNPTQLESALDRLESSELRIIGYEPGFHRFGKKSSDLVERACGLAAQADTVLLYLGLDEVSEAEGVDRTSLALPENQLDLLEALVGVHSRIVVILSCGSVIEMPWIDGVSAVVHGYLGGQAGAQAMVRVLLGLVNPSGKLAETYPKTYLDVPSGANFPGGQATVEYREGPYVGYRYFDRQPGGIQFPFGFGLSYTSFEYHDLRVDSRGARFTLRNTGALAGKEVVQLYIQGPGQAVYRPEKELKGFTKVHLEPGESREVHLAFDAYSFRFFNLKKNAWDVESGMYTIFIGASSRDIRLQASLSVQGSDCGNLYDLRSLEPYFTGEVENIEEPTFAALVGRPLPETHWGNRIPMGYNDPLARTKYARGWFGRLTHSLIIFTHWLLWKIGQRDTANLIMMSFYNMPFRGIAKMMGGMVSRRMAEGFLMMVNGHFFKGFTRLITKEKQEKEVEYEYRT from the coding sequence ATGGATTATAAGCATGTAATAAAACAGATGACCCTGGAAGAGAAGGTGTCTCTGCTTTCCGGAAAAAACTTCTGGGAGAGTCAAGAGTTGGAGCGCCTTAATGTGCCGGGGATGTTTCTGGCTGACGGTCCTCACGGAATCCGGCGCCAGGCTGCGGCAGCCGATCATCTGGGGTTGAACGAGAGCATACCCGCTACCTGTTATCCCACGGCGGCTACGGTGGCCAACAGCTGGGATGTGGAATTAGCCCAGGAGGTCGGAACCCATTTGGGACGGGAGGCGGCCAGTCAGCAGGTAAACGTCCTTTTAGGGCCGGGAATGAATATCAAGCGGAATCCCCTATGCGGCCGGAATTTTGAATACTTCAGCGAGGATCCATACCTGACGGGAAAGATGGCGGCGGCCTACGTCCGGGGAATCCAGGCCGGGGGAATCGGGGCCCATGTGAGCGGCGCTCCGTCCACGAGCCGGGGCATTGCAGCGTGTATTAAACACTTCGCGGTGAACAACCAAGAAACCCGGCGGATGTCCATCGATGTGGTGGTGGATGAACGGACCCTCAGGGAAATCTACCTGACCGGTTTTGAGATCGCCGTTCGGGAGGGAAGGCCCCGGGTGGTGATGTCCTCCTACAACAAGGTCAACGGTGAATATACCAACGAGAATATGCATCTGCTCCGGGAGATTCTTCGGGAGGAATGGGGATTCCAAGGCTGCGTGGTAACCGATTGGGGGGGCGGAAACGAGCGTGTCCGGGGGCTGCTGGCCGGAAACGAGCTGGAGATGCCCGGAACCGGTGGAGAGTCCAACCGGGAGGTGCTTGAGGCTGTCCGCCGGGGAGAACTTGAGGAGGCGGTGGTCGACGAGGCCCTGGAACGGTTGCTGGCCCTGGCTGATGAGACCTCCCAAGCCCTGGTGTGGAAGAACCAGAAAATCCCCCGGGATCACCATCAAACAGCCTGTAAGGCCGCGGAGGAATCCATCGTTCTGTTAAAGAACCAGGATACCATCCTGCCCCTGGATACCTCGAAGACCCTTGCAGTGATCGGCGATTTCGCCCAAACACCGCGCTACCAGGGTGCCGGCTCCTCCCGGGTCAATCCCACCCAGCTGGAATCCGCCCTGGACCGGTTGGAGTCCTCGGAGTTGAGGATTATCGGCTACGAGCCGGGGTTCCACCGGTTTGGCAAGAAGAGCAGCGATCTGGTGGAACGGGCCTGCGGCCTGGCAGCCCAGGCTGATACGGTTCTCCTGTACCTGGGACTGGATGAGGTCAGCGAGGCAGAGGGGGTGGACCGGACGAGTCTGGCCCTGCCGGAGAACCAGCTGGACCTGCTGGAAGCCCTGGTAGGGGTGCATTCCCGCATCGTGGTGATACTATCCTGCGGATCTGTGATCGAAATGCCCTGGATCGACGGGGTTTCTGCAGTGGTTCACGGCTATCTGGGCGGCCAGGCCGGTGCCCAGGCCATGGTCCGGGTACTCTTGGGGCTTGTGAATCCCTCGGGTAAGCTGGCGGAGACCTATCCCAAGACCTACCTGGATGTTCCTTCCGGGGCGAATTTCCCCGGGGGACAGGCTACCGTGGAGTATCGGGAAGGGCCGTATGTGGGCTACCGCTATTTTGACCGTCAGCCCGGGGGTATTCAATTTCCCTTCGGGTTCGGCCTGAGTTATACCAGCTTCGAATACCATGACCTCCGGGTAGACAGCCGAGGCGCGCGGTTCACCCTGAGGAACACCGGGGCTCTGGCGGGAAAAGAGGTGGTACAGCTTTACATTCAGGGGCCGGGTCAAGCAGTGTACCGGCCGGAAAAGGAACTGAAGGGTTTTACGAAGGTGCATCTGGAGCCCGGAGAAAGCCGGGAGGTACACCTGGCCTTCGATGCCTACAGCTTCCGATTTTTTAATCTGAAAAAGAATGCCTGGGATGTGGAAAGCGGGATGTATACTATCTTTATCGGGGCATCCAGCCGGGATATCCGGCTGCAGGCCTCCCTGTCCGTGCAGGGTTCGGATTGCGGGAACCTCTACGACCTCCGGAGCCTGGAGCCCTACTTTACCGGCGAGGTGGAGAACATCGAAGAACCAACCTTCGCCGCTCTGGTCGGCCGGCCCCTTCCGGAGACCCATTGGGGGAACAGGATCCCCATGGGGTACAACGATCCCCTCGCCCGGACCAAGTATGCCCGGGGCTGGTTCGGCCGCCTTACCCATAGCCTGATAATCTTTACCCATTGGCTGCTCTGGAAGATCGGTCAGCGGGACACCGCTAACCTCATCATGATGTCCTTTTATAACATGCCCTTCCGGGGGATCGCTAAAATGATGGGCGGCATGGTGTCCCGGCGCATGGCCGAGGGGTTTCTCATGATGGTTAACGGTCATTTTTTTAAGGGATTTACACGTCTGATTACAAAAGAAAAACAAGAAAAGGAAGTTGAGTATGAATACCGCACATAG
- a CDS encoding glycoside hydrolase family 3 protein: MSMTKKSRRRWIIGLSILGVFTIAVTVALNIFSAHADIYLGRGKAVVTQAEGTENLPSIYYEMDYPSYEALKEASDALVQEIEAEGMVLLKNNGALPLAETGSRVTLLGRSAADPVYGGSGSGSVDVSLAVDLRTALEDRGFTVNPVAYREIEEFASYEMRRNQVGESIRAYKNPRGHIAMDRPSQSTYDIGEMPADQYSPQALESFSDYGDAAVIVLGRPGGEGGDLTQDMKGFDENYQPGQHQLELNQDEKDLITLAKQNFDRVVVVINSSAAMELGILEDDPGVDAILWAGSPGQSGFYAVADALRGAVNPSGRTVDIYARDFTADPTFNNFGHFQYENIHGGNASGEGFFVQYREGIYYGYRYYETAAAEGFIDYDRAVVYPFGYGLSYTDFAWQITGSRMGDTEGFIEVDVQVTNTGDRFAGKDVVQLYVSPPYYPGGIEKPEVVLADFAKTGLLAPGDSEVVTLSVRVEDLASYDYEDERAYVLEEGDYGIRIQDNSHDLKEGIQELSYRVDRTVVYNGNNHRTSDQQEVTNQFDDVSALFSDSPEKGRVVNLSRADFAGTFPQAPSGDDFEASEQVIQAFQAYVASEHADPDDEMPTIKAENGLYLIDMRGVDYDDALWEVFLDQIDPADIARIVISSAYTTAPIEDLGKPMTVDLDGPAGISAFMGDIHGSAFPSAVVIASTYNTDLASEMGRMVGNEGLAYGVNGWYAPAVNIHRSPFAGRNFEYYSEDPVLSGRMATGVVEGAADKGMYTFLKHFALNDQETNRVNNGVAVWANEQAIREIYLKPFEMVVKNAATTLPYLDAESGELREKPAKASTAFMSSFNRIGGVWAGGSEPLLQTVLRDEWGFEGTVISDFNLYSHMYVNQGLAAGTDINITFDSMKSIEDSSSPTAVQHLRRSAHRLFYTVANSSAMNGFVSGTTIHYTMAPWRIWLIVADVLIGLFILFGVIRLILKSRS; the protein is encoded by the coding sequence ATGAGTATGACAAAAAAAAGCAGGAGACGGTGGATTATCGGACTATCCATCCTCGGTGTGTTTACCATCGCAGTAACCGTGGCACTGAATATATTCAGCGCCCACGCGGATATCTACCTGGGCCGCGGCAAGGCCGTGGTCACCCAGGCAGAAGGCACCGAAAATCTCCCCAGCATCTATTATGAAATGGATTACCCGTCCTATGAGGCCCTGAAAGAGGCCTCCGACGCCCTGGTTCAGGAAATCGAGGCCGAGGGAATGGTTCTTCTCAAGAATAACGGCGCCCTGCCCCTGGCAGAAACCGGCAGCCGGGTTACCCTCCTAGGCCGCAGCGCTGCTGATCCGGTTTACGGGGGATCCGGATCCGGCTCGGTGGATGTCTCCCTGGCGGTGGATCTGAGAACCGCCCTGGAGGACCGGGGTTTCACCGTAAACCCCGTGGCGTACCGGGAGATTGAGGAATTTGCCTCCTACGAGATGCGGCGAAACCAGGTGGGAGAAAGCATCCGGGCCTACAAGAACCCCCGGGGCCACATCGCCATGGACCGCCCCAGCCAATCCACCTACGACATCGGTGAAATGCCGGCTGACCAGTATTCCCCCCAGGCCCTGGAGAGTTTCTCCGATTACGGAGATGCAGCGGTGATCGTTCTCGGCCGACCCGGAGGGGAAGGCGGAGACCTGACCCAGGATATGAAGGGATTCGACGAAAATTACCAGCCCGGGCAGCATCAGTTGGAATTGAACCAGGATGAGAAAGATTTGATCACCCTGGCAAAACAGAATTTTGACCGGGTTGTGGTGGTGATCAACTCCAGCGCCGCCATGGAGCTGGGAATTCTGGAGGATGATCCCGGAGTGGATGCCATCCTTTGGGCGGGATCGCCGGGGCAAAGCGGATTTTATGCAGTAGCTGATGCCCTCCGGGGGGCGGTGAACCCCTCCGGCCGGACCGTGGACATTTATGCCAGGGATTTTACCGCCGATCCGACCTTCAACAATTTCGGGCACTTTCAGTATGAGAATATTCACGGTGGAAACGCATCCGGGGAAGGGTTCTTTGTCCAGTACCGGGAAGGAATTTACTACGGCTACCGCTACTATGAAACCGCTGCCGCTGAGGGATTTATCGACTATGACCGAGCCGTGGTGTATCCTTTTGGATACGGTCTGAGTTACACCGACTTTGCATGGCAGATCACCGGATCGCGGATGGGCGATACCGAAGGGTTCATTGAGGTGGACGTTCAGGTAACCAATACAGGGGACCGTTTTGCCGGGAAGGATGTGGTGCAGCTCTATGTATCGCCCCCCTATTACCCGGGTGGCATTGAAAAACCCGAGGTAGTACTGGCGGACTTTGCGAAAACCGGGCTGCTTGCCCCTGGAGACTCCGAGGTGGTAACCCTATCGGTCCGAGTGGAGGATCTTGCATCCTACGATTACGAGGATGAACGGGCCTATGTTCTGGAAGAGGGCGACTACGGGATCCGGATTCAAGACAACTCCCATGACCTAAAAGAGGGTATCCAAGAGCTTAGCTACCGGGTAGACCGGACAGTGGTATACAACGGAAATAATCACCGGACCTCGGATCAACAGGAGGTTACCAACCAGTTTGATGACGTATCCGCCCTCTTTTCCGACAGCCCTGAGAAGGGCAGGGTCGTTAACCTGAGCCGGGCGGATTTTGCCGGTACCTTCCCCCAGGCGCCCTCGGGAGACGATTTTGAGGCAAGTGAGCAGGTTATTCAGGCCTTCCAAGCCTATGTAGCCTCGGAACATGCGGATCCCGATGATGAAATGCCCACCATCAAAGCAGAAAACGGACTCTACCTCATTGATATGCGGGGTGTGGACTACGATGATGCCCTCTGGGAGGTGTTCCTAGACCAGATTGACCCTGCGGACATTGCACGGATTGTAATCAGCTCCGCCTACACCACCGCACCCATCGAGGATCTGGGTAAACCCATGACGGTGGATCTGGACGGTCCTGCGGGAATCTCCGCATTCATGGGGGATATCCACGGATCGGCCTTTCCCTCGGCGGTGGTCATTGCATCCACCTACAATACCGATCTTGCCTCCGAGATGGGCCGAATGGTCGGTAACGAAGGGCTGGCATACGGGGTGAACGGCTGGTATGCCCCGGCGGTAAACATCCACCGATCTCCCTTCGCGGGCCGAAACTTTGAGTACTACTCCGAGGATCCGGTACTATCCGGCCGGATGGCCACCGGGGTTGTGGAGGGTGCTGCCGATAAGGGTATGTACACCTTCTTGAAGCACTTTGCCTTGAACGACCAAGAGACCAACCGGGTGAACAACGGAGTCGCCGTCTGGGCCAACGAACAGGCCATCCGAGAGATATACCTGAAGCCCTTTGAGATGGTGGTAAAGAATGCCGCTACAACCCTGCCGTACCTGGATGCGGAATCGGGAGAGCTCAGGGAAAAACCCGCAAAGGCCTCCACCGCATTCATGAGTTCCTTCAACCGGATCGGCGGGGTCTGGGCAGGGGGATCAGAACCCCTTCTTCAGACCGTCCTGCGGGATGAATGGGGATTCGAAGGTACGGTCATCAGCGACTTCAATCTGTACAGCCACATGTACGTCAACCAGGGTCTGGCGGCCGGGACCGACATCAACATAACCTTCGACTCCATGAAGTCCATCGAAGACAGCTCCAGCCCAACAGCAGTCCAGCATCTCCGGCGCAGCGCCCACCGGCTGTTCTACACCGTGGCAAACAGCAGCGCCATGAACGGCTTTGTGTCGGGTACCACCATCCACTACACCATGGCACCCTGGCGCATCTGGCTCATCGTGGCCGATGTTCTTATCGGATTGTTCATTCTTTTCGGGGTGATTCGACTGATCCTAAAAAGCAGATCCTAA
- a CDS encoding beta-glucosidase, with protein sequence MSTPKHSDILSRMTLEEKVSLLSGRDFWQTKEIPRLDIPSIYLADGPHGIRRQAVDAQQIGLNIGIPATCFPTEATVANSWNVELGEKVGSFLGNEAVAQRVNVLLGPGINMKRNPLGGRNFEYFSEDPYLAGKMAAAYIRGIQSQGIAACVKHFAASNQEWRVMTIDAVIDERTLREIYLTAFEIAVTEGRVKSLMSAYNRVNGTYVNEHPYFMNKVLRGEWNYQGCVITNWGGSNDRVEGLKAGNELEMPGSEGETDRQIVRALEQGIITEDLIDENVDRLLDLILSTSAVLQYPKIDFNIPQHHRVSQRVAEESIVLLKNHGGILPLSHTTKVAVIGDFARNARYQGAGSSLVNPTVLDNTMDCFDESGISSIGFERGFERYGKESSRLIDRACALARKADTVLLYLGLDEDSESQGVDRSTMRLPDNQIQLLEALSRVNPNIVVILSCGCAVEMPWIDTVRGLLHAYLGGQAGARAILRVISGDVNPSGKLAESLPRRYEDTPASRYYPGKDLTVEYREGPFIGYRYYDTAGVEPLFPFGFGLSYTRFGYSDISVDREGVEFFLENQGPVAGMEVAQLYVGKSESRIYRPRKELKGFVKVLINPGQRKRIRIPFDDKTFRFFNPRAGEWQIEGGSYEIMVGSSSRDIHLTASLEVEGTAGPLPGMWSPESLPSYYTGGVGDVSEQEFSRLLGRPVPQGYRDRSKPLGYNDALAETRYAQGWAARLFFWSMEALLGMLHRTGRRKQANLIMMSVYHLPFRGIARLTGGRVSMEMVDGLLLISNGRFLAGAGKVVAGWYRKRRRNLVRR encoded by the coding sequence ATGAGCACTCCTAAGCATTCCGACATACTGAGCCGCATGACCCTGGAAGAAAAGGTTTCTCTGCTTTCCGGCAGAGATTTCTGGCAGACCAAAGAGATTCCCCGGTTGGATATTCCCAGCATTTACCTGGCCGACGGTCCCCATGGAATCCGCCGTCAGGCCGTGGACGCCCAGCAGATCGGGTTGAACATCGGAATTCCGGCGACCTGTTTTCCCACCGAGGCCACGGTGGCCAATAGCTGGAATGTGGAATTAGGAGAGAAGGTGGGCTCGTTTTTGGGCAACGAGGCCGTGGCCCAGCGGGTGAATGTCCTGTTAGGCCCGGGGATCAACATGAAACGGAATCCTCTGGGGGGTCGGAATTTTGAGTACTTTAGTGAAGACCCGTATCTGGCGGGAAAGATGGCTGCAGCCTATATCCGGGGAATCCAGTCCCAGGGAATCGCCGCCTGCGTGAAACACTTCGCCGCGTCCAACCAGGAGTGGCGTGTTATGACCATAGATGCGGTCATAGATGAGCGCACCCTGCGGGAAATCTACCTCACTGCCTTCGAGATTGCGGTTACCGAGGGCAGGGTTAAGTCTCTCATGTCCGCCTACAACCGGGTGAACGGTACCTACGTTAACGAACACCCCTATTTTATGAACAAGGTTCTCCGGGGCGAATGGAATTACCAAGGCTGTGTAATTACAAACTGGGGGGGCAGTAACGACCGGGTGGAGGGTCTGAAGGCCGGCAACGAACTGGAAATGCCCGGAAGCGAGGGCGAAACAGACCGGCAGATAGTACGGGCCCTTGAACAGGGGATCATCACCGAGGACCTCATTGACGAAAATGTTGACCGCCTGCTGGATCTGATTCTATCCACCAGTGCGGTGCTCCAGTATCCCAAAATCGATTTTAACATTCCCCAGCACCACCGGGTGAGCCAGCGGGTGGCTGAGGAATCCATTGTTCTGCTTAAAAACCACGGCGGCATTCTGCCTCTGAGCCACACCACGAAGGTGGCCGTTATCGGGGATTTTGCCCGGAATGCCCGCTATCAAGGTGCCGGATCATCCCTGGTGAATCCTACGGTGCTGGACAATACCATGGACTGCTTTGATGAATCAGGTATTTCCAGTATCGGTTTTGAACGGGGATTCGAACGCTACGGTAAAGAATCGTCCAGGCTGATCGACCGGGCCTGCGCCCTGGCTCGGAAGGCTGATACGGTGCTGCTCTACCTCGGCCTCGACGAGGATAGCGAGAGTCAGGGGGTGGACCGGAGCACTATGCGCCTACCGGATAACCAGATTCAGCTCCTGGAGGCATTAAGCCGGGTAAACCCGAACATCGTGGTGATACTTTCCTGCGGCTGTGCGGTAGAGATGCCCTGGATCGATACGGTCCGGGGATTGCTCCATGCCTATCTTGGCGGCCAGGCCGGGGCCCGGGCGATCTTGCGGGTTATCTCCGGGGATGTGAATCCCTCGGGGAAACTGGCCGAGAGCCTACCCCGGCGGTACGAGGACACCCCGGCCTCCCGGTACTATCCCGGAAAGGATCTAACCGTGGAGTACCGGGAGGGTCCCTTCATCGGCTACCGCTACTACGATACCGCCGGGGTAGAGCCTCTGTTTCCCTTCGGTTTCGGCCTGAGCTACACCCGCTTCGGATACTCGGATATTTCCGTGGACCGTGAGGGGGTGGAGTTTTTCCTGGAGAATCAGGGCCCGGTTGCGGGGATGGAGGTCGCCCAACTCTATGTTGGTAAATCCGAGAGCAGGATTTACCGGCCCCGGAAGGAGCTGAAAGGCTTTGTGAAGGTGCTGATTAATCCGGGGCAACGTAAACGCATTCGAATCCCCTTCGATGATAAAACCTTCCGGTTCTTTAATCCCCGGGCAGGGGAATGGCAGATTGAGGGGGGCAGCTATGAGATTATGGTGGGCTCATCCAGCCGGGATATTCATTTAACGGCGAGTTTGGAGGTGGAGGGTACCGCCGGGCCCCTGCCGGGGATGTGGAGCCCTGAAAGTCTACCCTCCTATTACACCGGGGGAGTGGGGGATGTTTCCGAACAGGAATTTTCCCGGCTTCTGGGTCGCCCGGTTCCCCAGGGCTACCGTGACCGGTCTAAACCCCTGGGCTACAACGATGCCCTGGCGGAAACACGGTATGCCCAGGGCTGGGCTGCCAGGCTCTTTTTCTGGTCCATGGAGGCCTTGTTGGGTATGTTGCACCGTACCGGCCGGCGAAAACAGGCAAATCTCATCATGATGTCGGTTTACCACCTGCCCTTCAGGGGAATAGCCCGGCTGACCGGCGGCCGGGTTTCCATGGAGATGGTGGACGGCCTGCTGCTGATCAGTAACGGCCGGTTTCTTGCCGGTGCCGGAAAGGTGGTGGCGGGCTGGTACCGGAAGCGACGCAGAAACCTGGTTCGCCGGTAA